The following coding sequences lie in one Paracidovorax avenae genomic window:
- a CDS encoding GspH/FimT family pseudopilin, which yields MRRERGFTLVELLVVFAIMALVVGLTPLAFERLREASSYRDAVRTMSSQMRSARFHAMAEGREVRFSVDLRNRLYGVGAAMKPLPEPLQLRAIVASSELDPQSRASIRFLPSGGATGGSIEILRAPGVGTRLRVDWLSGRVTQEALTR from the coding sequence ATGCGGCGCGAGCGCGGCTTCACGCTGGTTGAGTTGCTGGTCGTCTTCGCCATCATGGCGCTCGTGGTGGGCCTCACGCCGCTCGCCTTCGAGCGGCTGCGCGAAGCCTCGTCCTACCGCGACGCGGTCCGCACCATGTCCAGCCAGATGCGCTCCGCCCGCTTCCATGCCATGGCCGAAGGCCGCGAGGTGCGCTTCTCGGTCGATCTCCGCAACCGCCTCTACGGGGTGGGCGCTGCCATGAAGCCCTTGCCCGAGCCACTGCAGCTGCGGGCCATCGTGGCCAGCTCCGAACTGGATCCGCAAAGCCGGGCATCCATCCGCTTTTTGCCCAGTGGAGGTGCCACGGGCGGCAGCATCGAGATCCTCCGGGCGCCCGGTGTGGGCACGCGCCTGCGCGTGGACTGGCTTTCCGGCCGGGTGACGCAAGAGGCGCTGACCCGATGA
- the gspG gene encoding type II secretion system major pseudopilin GspG, with protein sequence MAHIVDRRSCGSPMQRKSSRGFTLIELLVVLAILTLLAGLVGPRVLGQLGGAKAKTAAVQIADLDKSLELFKLDVGRYPTTEEGLNALVTRPGSVNGWAGPYLKGGVPTDPWGHPYRYASPGPNGGIEILSLGADGAPGGEGEAADIRNKP encoded by the coding sequence ATGGCGCACATCGTTGACCGCCGCTCCTGTGGCTCGCCCATGCAACGCAAATCCTCCCGCGGCTTCACCCTGATCGAACTGCTGGTCGTGCTGGCCATCCTGACGCTGCTCGCCGGCCTGGTCGGCCCTCGCGTGCTGGGCCAGCTCGGCGGCGCCAAGGCCAAGACGGCCGCTGTGCAGATCGCCGACCTGGACAAGTCGCTGGAACTCTTCAAGCTCGATGTCGGCCGCTATCCCACCACGGAAGAAGGCCTGAATGCCCTCGTCACGCGTCCAGGGTCCGTGAACGGCTGGGCTGGCCCCTACCTCAAGGGCGGTGTACCTACGGACCCGTGGGGTCACCCGTACCGCTACGCCAGTCCCGGTCCCAACGGCGGCATCGAGATCCTCTCGCTGGGCGCGGACGGCGCACCGGGCGGAGAAGGCGAAGCGGCCGACATCCGCAACAAACCCTGA